The genome window AACGGGCAAATTACTCCCTGGAATAGTTGCCAGATTGGTAACCGCTCCAGTCACACTATCGGTCAAAATAAAGGCAAATGCATCTGCAAATTGACATTCAAAATTCCCATTATATTCTTCACTGGCAAAAAGGTAATCGAAAGATATAAAACTTGCAGTAGGCACAAAATCAAAAGAAATCCATGTGGCGTCTACTGAAATTAAAGGAGATCCAGCGGCCGCCATAACACTTTCCAAATCATTATCGTTTCCAGAAAAAAGATTATCACTTCGGTCACCAAATGAATTAGGTCCATTAGCATTTAATGCATTACCCGTTGATAAAATGATACCATCATTTAAAGGAAATGATGACCCATTACCTTGAAAATAAGCAATTCCATTTCCATTTACTCCAACACCAGTTCGGGATTGAATATTTGTAATAGGCGTACATCCACCTTCAAACAAGACACCATCAATAAGCTGATCTACGGTAAAAGTAGTATTATCAGTAGTTATCTGTGTCAAACCTATTTGCCCAAGCATCAAAGCAAAAAAACCTAGTATATACTTACTCCTGAATTGCGCTTTCATCTATTTAAAAATATTCATTTGCTGTTTGACCTTTTTTCGATCATTCTTTTTTTAATTTCATCATGTTAAGTAAAACCTTTATGGGCCTTACTTCATTTATCAAACATTTTACCAAATAAAACCCCCACACAATCTAGGGGCATTTAACTATGCACATTAACCAACCGATAATCAATGGTGGTTGATTAGTTTCTTTAAAAGCTTCTTTAGTCAGGCTATCTCATTCTTCCTTAAGGAATTTAGTCGAGTATCAAATATAATAAGTAAACCTTACCTATCTAAGTAATCTATAAGGTTTGAAATGATAATTCTGACAAGACGTTCCTGCCTGCCGGCAAGCATGGCTAAAAAGCGGTAAAATAAAAAGGACAACTATAAAGCTGTCCTTTTAAAAGATATTTTAAGTTGGCTTCTACAAGTTTACCGCAGGACAGTTACAACTCCATCTGTCTTTTTTACACAAAAAGTCAATCCCTAATGTAATCTGATGGAAGCCACCATTTGCAAATTGTATATCACCGAACTGGTAACTGTAATTATAACCAAAAGTAAATTCCTTATACTTGATTCCAAAAATAGGAGACAGAAGCGACAAATTTTGCTCTTGTACGTTATCTCCATCAAGATACTCAGCTCCATCAAAACTCTGACGATAAGAAAGTCCCATGTACAGGACGCTATCGTCATTTAGATCGTAATAAGCTTTTGCGTTGACATCCATAAACTGCTCTGCTGTGCGATCCGTACGCTGGTATAACACAGATGGCTCAAATTGCCAGTCGTTATTACGTGGAGCAAATAGATATCCCAATGTGGCTATGTAACGACGTTGGTTAGCACTTTCAAAACCTTCTGAATAGATCTCACGGTTTTGAAAAATAGCATTCTTAACTGTAAAATGTGCGTAGAATTCTTTGTAGAAATAAGACATTCCTATATCTACATTAAAGTAAGAATCACTTCTAAGAACTCCTGTAATGATAGGATCAAAATCAGTCAGATCAAAGTCAGACTCATCAAGCCTGCTTTGCACCATACCCACGTTCATACCAAAAGAAAGGCGGTTTAAATCTTCAAAGCCACCACCTACTTGCAGGTGATAGGCATAGGAAAGATAAGCACCCGTCTGTGAGTGGTAACCGTTTTTATCGTTGAATAATATGGCTCCTATACCGCTATTCTCCCCTACACCAGTGTTAAAACTTAGTGTTTGCAGGTTTGGGGCGTCTGCTTGATCAAACCACTGCTGCCTCACCGTACCTCTAACTTTACCACAAGCTGCTGCTCCTGCCATAGAAGGGTGGAGTAGATAATAATTATCCATTAAGTAATCTAAATAAACTGGAACACCTTCTTGTGCAATGGTTAGCTGGCCACTAAAAACGACAGCTAATAAAATGAATAGTTTCTTCATGTTTAGGTTTATGTAACTTCTTAACGCAAAAAGCCTTAAAAATGTTTTATCAATTGTGTTTCTTTGATTGATGTAATAAAATGAAACAAAATAAATTGTTTGGGCGCATTTTAAAAACCAAGCTTTATTTCGGTACACCGTTAAAGAATACCAAAGGTTTCAAATATATAAATTTTTGGTATAGGATATGGATTAATACGAATTATGTTGAGGCTCCTATGGGTTAATAATAGATTTAATTCAAAACCAGTCCTGTTATCGATTAATGAATACCATTTATAGTAATTATCAATGGCATGTATCATGATATATCATCCTTGCTAGGCTTATCTTTGTAACATATTCTAATAACCATGGAAAATCATCAAATTAAAGTAGTTCCTACGAGTAATGAAGCAATCATTAAATTTGAAAGCAATCATTTTCTAGTAAAAAATCACAGTTACGAGTTTAAAAACATAGATGACGCAAAGTCTTCTCCTCTTGCGCAGCAGTTGTTTTATCTGCCTTTTGTGAAAACGGTTTATATCGCACAAAATTTTATAGCAATAGAACGTTATGATATTGTTTCTTGGGAAGATGTACAAACCGAAGTTTCAGAACAAATAGAAAACTACCTAAATAGCGGAGAACTCCTAGTAAAAACGGACGAAGAGAAAAAGAAAGTGCCGGTAACTGTTTACGCTGAAGCAACACCCAATCCTAATGCCATGAAGTTTGTGGCCAATAAAAAACTTACTGTAAACAGTAAAGAGTTTAAAAGCATCAATGATACAGAGGTTGACACACTCGCCAGAAATCTGTATACCTTCCCTTTTATTAAAGAACTATATGTAGATGAAAACTATATATCTATTCAAAAACACGACGTTATATCATGGGATGAAGTAACCCATGAAGTGCGTTCCTTTATAAGAGAGTCTTTAGAAAGCGGTTCTTCAATAGGGGAAACAAAGCATGAAAGCGCCGCGATTGTTAAGGAAAAAGGAGAGTCTGTGGACTTACCTAAATTTGAGAATCTAGACGATATTTCTAAAAAAATAGTTGAAATTCTAGACGAATACATCAAACCAGCGGTCGCCAGCGACGGTGGTAACATTGTTTTTGAGGGTTATGAAGAAAGTAATGGTGAAGTACGTGTTATTCTCCAAGGAGCCTGCAGCGGTTGCCCTTCTTCTACAATGACCTTACGCAATGGCATTGAAACC of Nonlabens sp. Ci31 contains these proteins:
- a CDS encoding type IX secretion system membrane protein PorP/SprF — translated: MKKLFILLAVVFSGQLTIAQEGVPVYLDYLMDNYYLLHPSMAGAAACGKVRGTVRQQWFDQADAPNLQTLSFNTGVGENSGIGAILFNDKNGYHSQTGAYLSYAYHLQVGGGFEDLNRLSFGMNVGMVQSRLDESDFDLTDFDPIITGVLRSDSYFNVDIGMSYFYKEFYAHFTVKNAIFQNREIYSEGFESANQRRYIATLGYLFAPRNNDWQFEPSVLYQRTDRTAEQFMDVNAKAYYDLNDDSVLYMGLSYRQSFDGAEYLDGDNVQEQNLSLLSPIFGIKYKEFTFGYNYSYQFGDIQFANGGFHQITLGIDFLCKKDRWSCNCPAVNL
- a CDS encoding NifU family protein yields the protein MENHQIKVVPTSNEAIIKFESNHFLVKNHSYEFKNIDDAKSSPLAQQLFYLPFVKTVYIAQNFIAIERYDIVSWEDVQTEVSEQIENYLNSGELLVKTDEEKKKVPVTVYAEATPNPNAMKFVANKKLTVNSKEFKSINDTEVDTLARNLYTFPFIKELYVDENYISIQKHDVISWDEVTHEVRSFIRESLESGSSIGETKHESAAIVKEKGESVDLPKFENLDDISKKIVEILDEYIKPAVASDGGNIVFEGYEESNGEVRVILQGACSGCPSSTMTLRNGIETMLKEMIPGKIERVVALNG